A window of Plasmodium malariae genome assembly, chromosome: 12 genomic DNA:
tatatacgtaacaACGCAACTAAAGAGCAAAGTTAGTGAGTTGCACTTATCCATTTGCTAAATACTACATAACAGAGCACAGAAATATTGTGTAATTTACTTGTTATCTATACTCGTAAGGGCGTTATAGTATGGTACTGagtcataatatataatacggtaaaaagtatttaaaaaataaattgcaCAGTTATagatagaataaaaaatataactatcaAAAAAGGACACATATCAACTAAAGAGTAAAAAGTGGGGGCAAAAACATTTATCGGAATTTCAAACACtaacattaatattaatttatttagtttttcttctttttttaagtactattttaatttatatccAAGTTGATCATTATTTGAATTTGCTTTAACGTTCAGGATGATTTCAATTAAATTTGTTCtgattttattaataatgattTTTATGTCCTTCCCCTTTATTCCTTTATTAATGTACAGATGGAAGAcaaatcaaaataatttaatttctttttttttagtactACTAACAACCATgcctttttttgtaattgCAGCATACTCTTATACGAGAATAAATAACCAAGATACACATTGTATGAAAGAGGAATAGGTCTCATAACATAACAGCAAATATGTGTACTcgtaaaaagaagaaaaaattggCTATACTTTTGGTGTTCCTGCTGGTAGAATGGGAGAAAACTACGAATGCAAATGTAGGTAATACTATTGGCTCATAGTGTATAGCAACCATTATCAAATGTTCTAAGCATTTTTAAtgacaggaaaaaaaaataaaataaacaatagtACTGGTTGAGAGGAAACTTATTTGGAGTTTCTGCAGATGCATAATCTTGCGAGcttattacttttttgtttttacggCATTTTATTACTGCATTTTATTACTGCAATTTATTATTGCATCTTAATACTGCATTTTATTACTGCATTTTATTACTGCATTTTATTACTGCATTTTATTACTGCATTTTATTACTGCATTTTATTACTGCATTTTATTTCTACATTTTATTGCCTTACGTTATTACCTCATTTAATTActtttcttgtttttctgGTTATGTATTTCAGTTCAATACTGTTTTTcgccttttcatttttttctttttaaaaaaaaatcatatttaaaatttaattattaattatactataaaatagctataaataataaaaaattttaatttgcaTAAGAATAAAACCTTACAACTTCTAAAGTgcaaggaaaaaaggaatacaCACACGTGTACATTTACGCACGCATACCTATATTTGAGCATTTAGGTACAAGTGGACATGTCTACATAATTGTGGGCACGGTTTATTTCATGAAAGGATGATGCATGTAAAAATTGGGAAtgttacatatgtataaatacatatatacatgtgtgtaaatatatatatacatatgtacacagaTATGTGCGCGTGTGCATGCATAAATGAGCATAAGGAAACCACACtgtatacttaaaaaaaggaataacaTGGGAGAAGgggtagaaaaaaaagtattctatcttattataattaaatggtTACGTGTTGTGCCTCTATTTTGTTACCAGACATAATTCTCAATTCGTAATTAATTTGTGTTAAAAGAAATCTTTTTTTCAGTTCttcaaaacattttttaaaaataagtaatgCTTCTtctaaattcatattttcatgataatatttatctAAAATTGCATTTACCAGATAGGCACCATATCCATGTGCCCCTTTGTTTACGGAATCCATGTTACTTAAGTAGTCACACCAGTATAACTGATAACCATCTTTCTATGAGTGGAAATTAAGGTATGAACAACAACGTTAAAACGTGCGCACGTATGCATGCACataaatacacatacataaacgtacacatacataagcatacatatacataagcatacatatacataagcatacatatacattagcatacatatacataagcatacatatacataagcatacatatacataagcatacatatacataagcatacatatacataagcatacatatacataagcatacatatacataaacatacatatacttaaACGCGTACACACACAAACACACCCACGCATACTTATTTACATATGCCTAAACACTTCCACAATGCTCCAAAAAAATGAGCGAAAAGATCATTCTCTTTTTTCCCCATTTTCTCTATGCATATATATCCCTTACATTGTCAAAGCCAGCTATTAAGCAATTCACTTCGTATGGGTTTCTCCTCAAATAGTAAGctaaattttttcttgtaaaataagcaaaagatttaacatataaatcAGTTGAATTCTGATACTGATATAGGTGAATGTTCTTTCTAATAAATTCCCCAAATTGAATACGATCACCAATGGAACCTCCTAATAGTAAACATTTGTTTCCattaatatcataaaattttgttttatcatcattttttaattttataattgagTTAATACTATACGTATCTGCTGCTAGTACTATAAAATCTTTTCCCTTTAAACCGATTAGTGTATCCATAGGTgaaaaacgtaaaaatgGAAGGAAGTTCAGGGAAATGATATACGAGCACTTGAAATTCTAACAAACACCAAGTGATGATGTGACAAAGTGAAATGTAGCGATAAAATGTTATCACAAAGGATGAATTGAAATCGCATCAAGAATTAAAGCGGGCAAAAATATGGGCACATGATTGAACTGAAGATGTACAATgttatctcttttttttttttttttttaatttaatgatacgtagaaaattttaaaaacagaaataaatatatatttatatatgcaaacGAAATGGCTGATTAggaaatatacatataaatacatgtacgtataaataaatgtacttaaatatataaatgtgagTTATTTGATTGGCGATATTGTTCTACTTCATGCACATGAGCTTTAAAATGTACGCACATAAAATGACGATAATTTTTCGTAACTTGATAAAACTGTAGCATACCATGTAATTGTCAAAGTATCGAAATTTTTGAAGtgagaaattttaaaattccgGAGTATTTTTTACAAGTTAACTGAAAAAGTTTAAGCTTATTTCCAATTCAATAACAAATTTATTGTGTTAAGGGTGTATATGTAGCAACTGTAAAAGTTTGCTTTTCGTacttacaatatttttttttaataaaaatatttagtcctattttacaaattgcttataatttatttttacgttatttatagtattgcattccattttttcttattattatttattcgtttgtttatttgttcgTTCGTTTATTTGTTCGTTCGTTCGTTTGTTCGTTCGTTTACctgtttgtatatttatttatttcattcttAAAATAAAGGCTATGCTacaaattccttttttttcagcATAGTGTACTATAtttaaacgaaaaaaagCTACAAAGGTGTAATATGTcgaattatttaattttttttcctttttcccaTATTTCATCTGTTCCCCTTTGTGTTTCTTTCAAAATGTGCAAAAatggtatatataatatttctaaacatcgctaattttttttggaaggctattatttatgcacatatgtttcttgtttgaaaaaagtatatcaacaatttttttttataaaaattggcATAGCGACAGAAATAtgatttttcatatttacgTTAATTCGCATTAGAACATGTAAGACgttataaaaatttcatcGGTATTTTggtgataaataaaatatgcatttatacaTTCATATGTGTTCGCGTTTGTTTGTGTGTGTTTTTTGTAtctttgtttttgttttttaaaaggcGACTATTAAATTGaggatatttttattattttttattttttgaaggTTTTGTCTGATTTAACAACGAATGCAAGTTTTCACCAaatcatatttaattttttaatcttaaagatgttttattttatgctctaatttacattttttattatgtaccgtctgtttattttatttttttttttttctaaaaaatattgtaggTTACGTTTAAATTATTGTAGGCTTACAAGccttttcttattatatgattgatatttaataaattgtcAAAGCGACAATTAGTTCATATGCACTGTGTGCGTAcgcacgtacatatatatatgtacatatgtgtaattatacgtatatatggttgattatatatatttttgcttgATAGTGCGTTTATTAAGACATCCTTGTCGTAATATGAAAATGTATGATTCGGGTAGTGATAAGGTGAAAAGGAGTATGCGTGAAATCTccttaacaaaaatatatttaaaatgaaagaTCATGAAAATAGGggcacacatacatacatatatatatatatatatatatatatatatgctcataaatttatatagatatatatgtggTTATTCCAAAATTGTTAGCAGAAGGTGCACAAACATACacccattttttttaatttactaattttcaaaaattacaaaatttttaatatttcaaaagTGTCTTTTAAAgattttgcttttttattttttatttttcaaaaaaaatgctttaCGATTTTGCAAAATATGCTCAACTATTTTTCACGtacaacaacaaaaaaatataaatcccATCTCGAAAAAACTTCCATTTTTATGGTATGCTAAAAGGGGGTACACAAAACATTTTACAGTAAAACGAAATagagcaaaataaaacaaaatagagcAAAACAAATAGGGTAAAATAAATGGAGTAAAACAAATAGAGCAGAACAACCGAATTACACCAACtgctaatattttaaaaaaattgagaaaGTACGAATAAAACTTCTTTGAGCATATTTTGATCCATTATTTACTCAAAGCTTAAATAAGAAGAGAAACAAATATGGCTGCGTGTATTAGTAGCTCTAAAAGGTTTTAAGGAGCTTTGCATTGTTtgaaatgtaaatataaaataaagagctgaaaaaaattgataatacaaaaatagcGAAACAATAAATAGCAAAAATTAGAGCATCGAataaatggtaaaaaaaatagggtACCCAATAAATAGCAAAAATTATAGCTTCGAataaatggtaaaaaaaatagggtACCCAataaatagcaaaaaaaaatagggtACACAataaatagcaaaaatatggggtatatattaaaatagaaatagggaatataataaatagcactataaatacatgcaatatacatatacatatatatatgtgaatatatgtacttatgtgtatatttgtacGAACAAAGTAAAACCGAATTAAGGTCAAGAACAAGAATACAAATTCATCAACAAAAATTACCATGACTGTTAAAAATTTGAACGTAATAAAAACTTAATGAagccttaaaaaaaaaagatacaataaaaattaagaaaaaaaaaaaaaaaaaattagcattTTATAATGCATTTACAAATGGAAGGAAAAAtagagaacaaaaaaatgaactttTTGAATAAGGGTAAAATATTGCATTCCCGGATAATTTCCactttatgttttaattgtgagaattttttataaaaattacaagtAAATAACACAATGccttgaaaatttttaagctCGTCTCTCATAAACTGATTACAAGTgggaaataatataaacatgtgtgtacatatgtgcgcatacgtataaatacatacgtatgtacattcatacatatatatacatatatatgcgcgCATGTATATAATGCCTACCATGAACGGATGCATAGACCAAATGGACAAAAATAACAATGTTCAAGGAATTCCATCCCAAGAAAAATGACAAACGTTATTACCCTTTTATTCGTCCTGTTTGTGTGCATTCTAAAGTATAATTGGGGTTATAAGGAGAAGATAAATTATCCTCGTTTCTTTTTggataatagtagtaatgttacacagaataaaataatgttcatgggaaaatatgataatattaagaaaaggtgtaggaataaattaaatgataataataacataaatgtaggagaattaaaaattggaaaagtgtatgatgttataaataatgatatatatgttaaattaaaaaatgagaatGAAGATACagttattataaaaagggAGAATAATTACTTACTAGAAAACGAGCTTTTGTATGACTACCTCGTCAACTCCAATTTGATTGGAAGGGCGTTGTACAGTAAACTGTTGAAAAGGATGACTGAAAATGGTGAAGGCAAAAAGGGCACTAACGGTGCAAGCGCGTCAAGCTTGTTAAGCGTGTCAACTGATGCTATCGATGTTGATGCTTCAACCGATTCAACTGATTCATCCAACTGCGTAGTTTTAATCAAAGAAATAAACGAAAAGGACGAAATTGTGGGGGAGTTGTACACAAATGAAATAAGTAAGAGGAAAGAGAAAATTTATGACAAATTAACTGaactaaaaaatttagaaaaaaggatttttataaaaattataaaaaatgtaagaaataaatattttgtagttttaataaatgattGTATTAGAGGATATTTACTATATGATGAAGAGGACAAGGATGAAAAAACATTGTTACTCAATTCATTGAAGGGGCTAGCACAAAAACTAAGTGCATACATAATTGACGTAAATAAGAAGCTAGAATATGTGTTtctatcattaaaaaaatatgctaagcatattttaaatgaaaagttaGAAGAATTACAACATACAGTCATTGTAGAGAATTTATTTGagaataattatttcaaaGCAGAAGTATCTCATTTCTGTAATGaaggaaataatataatagtaaaaatatttgaaagcaaaaataatactataaaggttaaaataaaatctcatcatattattaatacaagaaatatattacGTAATTTTGAtcaattaaaaagtaaagtTATCACTAACGAGTTTATGAAACATAGTACTAATACATCTGATGAAGgacaagaagaaaaaaaaaatttttctcaAATGGAAATACAGAAGGATGATTATGatgaatataatacattacaacaaaacaaaaaaagaaaaggtatgtctaaaaaggaatatatggaaaaattcaaaaagtTTAAAGAAGAACTCTACGGTTGTAAGGAAGTAGATGCATTAAAGTACATCAATGTtgatgattatatatataaaaaagaaaaacttcTTTACgttagaattattaataaaacattagataaaaatatgtatgaaGGTAGTATGATAAATGGTGATACCTTAAAccaagaaatatataatcttATGACAAAAATGGCGAGTAAGCAAAATATTGTTACGGAGTATGATGACAAGTTGAGGTATCCCTCCAGTGTACTCGGCTTTTTCAATAATTATGTTATTCTGTCCACTAGAATTTTGAGGCCCGACGTAAACAATGGTGATATTGGTAGTGGTAATAGTGGAGATGGACACAGCGCGAACGTAGCAACAACCGGATGCAGCAAAGTTGGAGGGGAAAACGTGAAAGACGTTATTACGCTTATAGAGAAGCGGTACATAGATTATGAAAACCTTAAAAAGGGagacattttttttactcgatttgataatataaaaaggcgTAATATTCGTAATATATTTCACTTGCCCAATAGtacaataaataaagtatataatacttattttaaaagagaaaaagatatGCTCATACTCAACAGTAttagggaaaaaaaaaagaacatacaGGAACGTGATCCGAAAAGAGATAACAATGCAGAAGAGACGGATGTTCGCACATATGTAAGTAGCGGAAGTGGTGAGTGTATTGGCAGGGATGAGGGTCGCATCAGTGATGGGAATAGCGATATGCCAAGTAAGTATATAGAAAGGAATAAAGCACTggatcaaaaaatatttgaagaaatatttttcgaaaaacataatatatacatcatGAGGGGAGAACTACACAAAGATACAGAATATcgtttaaataaaaacaatatagaTAAAAGCTTTAAATCATTGAAGCATATATGTGATACGTATTATTCTGGTATTAACAAAGCGTATCATCTCTACCCGAGTATAAGGGAGGAATATATTTTGGCCTATTTAGGAAAGGATAACtataaaatgtatagaaAAATGGTTGCTGATTACTTTTCGTTAAATGAAAACTCATATAAAGAACTTTTACAAGTTGAATGTGAAGAACTGGCAAGCACTGTTTTTGATTTTGTATATGAAAACCCGAAAGAACTAACAGTAGAATTggttaataattataatagacatttatatgaaaaaatgaaaaagcttaacataaatgaattaaattatgtattaaaagatttaaaaaaattaaaaaataaattatttatatatccaTGTAGTTATGAAactaaaaaaggaagaataaACTTAGTATTAAATAATCAAAAACCAATTACAAAACAGCATATTATGAACTTAAATATTGATGAAGATGTAAAAAGAGAGTTATTAAaagcatataaaaattttatcaatCCACttgattatataaaagatttaatattaaaaaaaaaacaagccAAATGCAGAGAAAACAGTAAAATGCCTGTTATTTATCTCTTAGTTGAAGAAACTATAAACTTGTATGAAAATTCAGCAAAAGATGTGGAACCTCATACGGAAGAACAACTTGAGGTCTTCAAGGCCCacattttaaagaaaagaaaaaatgtacatattgtTGAGAAcgataatgataattttcgGGGCGATTTATTTGATCCCGAGAACAGCCAACTTAGGAGAATTCTGAACATGATAAAAGAGTAGGGCAGAGACTAAACAGCGATCCTCGGCGTACAtgaatatttgtatatatgtgaagatatacacatacgtacatatatacgtgtacgcatctatacatatatacatgcataagTACGTACATTTATACAAACGATTTGAATGAagaattcaattttttttattttttcatttttccttttttctcatACAGGGACCTGGAAAagcagaagaaaaaaaacaagatgGATGAAGTGGACAAGTACTACGAAGAAGAACAGAAAAGTTATTCCGATGCAACTGATCTGTACAAAATTTTCCCCCAATTGGAAGAAATGGACAAATTAACTGAAGATATGTTTTACATGAAAATTCCTTTTGTCGAGTAAagggattttttttttttttgttttgttttgtttttttatccCATTCTTCACTACTTTATGCGccaaatataagaaaattttaagtattattTCAGCTTTTTTgtagtttatatttttatcaaatgaATGAAACagcgtgtatatatgttttgcACTTATAtctacatacatatattcacaAGTGCGCCTACGCACTTGcatacaaacaaaaaaaaaaaaaaaaaaaaatgaactcTCTTCAAATTACGCACATGTATGTGCTAATAAAAATGGGAATCAATTTTCCCTATCCCCTCtctatacttttttttttttttttcttcctctttttctttttttttcattttgcagTAAAATTCATTCGTACGGTAAATTTCCGTTTAATATTTGATTCACGTCAACCAGATACCATCCCGATGATTTCAAATCAATAGAATCGGGGGAATGTAACGAGAAAAAAGGATTTTCCAATTGATTTTCAAATATGAATTCcagatttatatttttaaattttgtttttgtaatACAATCGGACGAAACGGTATTAAATGAACACATGTCATAAGACAATGTAACTAACATGTGCATACGAGTTGTTAccccattttttattatatttgataagaatttcattttgttaCTACTTTTTAATTGAGCTAGATCCTTATTTtctacacatatatattgatataaaaacttttttatattttccttttttgttcttttaccTGCATTTCTAACTAACCCTAATATGTtgtacacatataataatttcatattcTCTATCTCTATGTTATCAAATTGGAAATTTATGTTAtgtgtttttaaaattcgaaatatttttaaaaaatattcctctaaataaatatttgtcaTTTTTGATAATTGATCTTCGTCTAACTCCTTTAGAGCACTAAAAAATGTGTTAACACATAATTTTACCCCatcaaaatatgtatattttaaatcttttaaaTCTTCACTTAGTATATTACAGAAATATAAACTTATATAATTTCCTATTATACTAGTtgagtttttatttttatataataaaaatgaatttaaaaaattttctatttcttttttattgttttccagattaatttcatttaacacttcatatatatcatgtttaacaattttattacTGTTGTTTTTATGAGGAATATTTGTATCTACATTTTGGTTTGCACTCGTGCTATTTGCTTCACTTGTGCCTTGACTTTTCCTTGCCTTCTCATCCTTCCCGCAGTTTCTTTCACTCTCACTTTTTGAAACATTCGTGTGGGAAGTACTACTCGTGTGGGAAGTACTACTCGTGTGGGAAGTATTACTCGTGTGGGAAGTATTACTCGTGTGGGAAGTATTACTCGTGTGGGAAGTATTACTCGTGTGGGAAGTATTACTCGTGTGGGAAGTATTACTCATGTGGGAGGTACTACTCATATGGGAAGTACTATTCATGTGAGCAATACTACCTGATTGAGCTTCTACTTCATGGTTAcgtgtaaaaaaattatcatcgTTCTTCAAATCATACCTGCACAGTGGTTCATTACTCTGTTTCTTGGAATAAAAATCAActggttttattttttcacattGAACGGCTTTATATTCCTCATCATGAGTAGTGGAGTATTCTGATATAGTATTCTTAAGTAGGCTATTACTTACGTTACCATTATCTTTAACTACTATAGGTACTACATTACTATGATTATCATTAATTTTGGTGTTGTCATTCAGACACCTTTTGacttgtatttttttctcttcagTATTAAGTTTTCCTACTTTTAGCCCTTCAAAACTGTTTAcctttaaatttatttcatcgACTTCTTTTATGTTATTCTTCTTCACACTATCGCTGAACTTAGTATATAATACACTATTCGCATTGTCTGacgattttatttttttatgtggatgttttgtttttaattcattttttccttttttacttttttgcgCATATTGTATTTTCccattcattatatatacatcttcatcattattttcatcctttataatatttttattttttttcacactttttaattttatatcccCAATATCTTTaatctttatttctttattttctgaAATGTTAGTAGCAATGTTTTGTTTCCTACCAAAAAAAGGATGTTCCCATTTTCTTTGCTTGATACAAAAGGAACTTCCTTTAACAAATATGTTATGTGTAATTaccacaattttttttctcatctTTTAAATATGCAAAAGGGAAAATATAGATGGGAGCATAAAAAAACGATGGTCTCTGCCTCGGGAAAACGGTACAATACTTGCAAAAAACTTGGCAAAAAGGTGAAAAGCTCTAATACTTTTACAAACAATAGTATGTATGTTTACCCTTAcgacatttttttcttaacgTTTTTTATCAAACAGGGAAAAAGTTTTCATGAGCGAGTTTGACATACAAATATGAGCataagcacatatatatacgcgcatatatacatatatgcatacatttaaatatgtacataaacatatatacatatatgtacgcataATATGTATCATTAACTAGCTGATGAAAAACTAAAACATACCATTTCCCCTACGCCATTGGGAAAAACATACACTTCAAAAATTAACTTAATTAAAATTCaatttatattgaaaattatgactttaaaaaaaattttttttttttttttttctttaactgcagaacatttataaattacaattCAGAATGATTCGTTAGGTAGAAGTATAATTGTAAGTAGTGCCAGTTTTATGacgaacatatattttatttcactttattttatatatcttccTTTTTCGCGTAACCTTTACTTGAGTTTACTCGCTATGTTTCATATGCGACATCTTTGTGTATACATTATATGAAGCTGCAAATGTTTTTCCCAAATTGtgctttatctttttttatttccaattttttaaaacttttttaatttttttcatttaaaaaaagaaaaaagctGATAATGTTTTACTCTTTTTCCATTtaactcctttttttttttttttttttttcttctaccttcgtataaaattaaaaacagcAATAGGAGCAACATTATGAACATTCGTATTTGTggatacacatatatttaatatacatatataatacagtTTAAgtcatgtaaatatatgaacatttaGTCAAAACaatgtttaaaattttctttatctttttatgggcttattttattttcctttaatgcttcaatttttttgcttttttattaatatatataatgttattaaaaaagagtaggacctttatatttaacttgAAGCGTTGTAGGTATTTCtgtgataataaaaattatataaacaataatTACTTAAATTATGTGCAGGTGGATAATGATATTGATGATGAAAAGAACAATGACAAAAATaacttaaaagaaaaaataaatataaataacaaaaatgtatCTTATAATTTCCAAAATGTTAAACAAGCACCATCATCATTGTCACACAAGGACAATAAACATACAGAGGATCAATATCCATTAAGCAATAGAGAgaataaattgaaaaactgctcaaataaaacaaaaaattacatgattaatgaaaaattgaatatttcTTATGATTTTGATTATCGTggtattgaaaaaaaaaataaacacttAAACCCTCGTTCAAACAATAAGACAACTGAAGAATGTGAAAAGGGAATTGATACAGACAGACTTCAGTCTGATTATAAAAGGGGAAAAGAGGGagaaactataaaaaaaaaaaaaaaaaacataaaaaatattgaaagttattatgattatagtaata
This region includes:
- the PmUG01_12046100 gene encoding conserved Plasmodium protein, unknown function; this translates as MTNVITLLFVLFVCILKYNWGYKEKINYPRFFLDNSSNVTQNKIMFMGKYDNIKKRCRNKLNDNNNINVGELKIGKVYDVINNDIYVKLKNENEDTVIIKRENNYLLENELLYDYLVNSNLIGRALYSKLLKRMTENGEGKKGTNGASASSLLSVSTDAIDVDASTDSTDSSNCVVLIKEINEKDEIVGELYTNEISKRKEKIYDKLTELKNLEKRIFIKIIKNVRNKYFVVLINDCIRGYLLYDEEDKDEKTLLLNSLKGLAQKLSAYIIDVNKKLEYVFLSLKKYAKHILNEKLEELQHTVIVENLFENNYFKAEVSHFCNEGNNIIVKIFESKNNTIKVKIKSHHIINTRNILRNFDQLKSKVITNEFMKHSTNTSDEGQEEKKNFSQMEIQKDDYDEYNTLQQNKKRKGMSKKEYMEKFKKFKEELYGCKEVDALKYINVDDYIYKKEKLLYVRIINKTLDKNMYEGSMINGDTLNQEIYNLMTKMASKQNIVTEYDDKLRYPSSVLGFFNNYVILSTRILRPDVNNGDIGSGNSGDGHSANVATTGCSKVGGENVKDVITLIEKRYIDYENLKKGDIFFTRFDNIKRRNIRNIFHLPNSTINKVYNTYFKREKDMLILNSIREKKKNIQERDPKRDNNAEETDVRTYVSSGSGECIGRDEGRISDGNSDMPSKYIERNKALDQKIFEEIFFEKHNIYIMRGELHKDTEYRLNKNNIDKSFKSLKHICDTYYSGINKAYHLYPSIREEYILAYLGKDNYKMYRKMVADYFSLNENSYKELLQVECEELASTVFDFVYENPKELTVELVNNYNRHLYEKMKKLNINELNYVLKDLKKLKNKLFIYPCSYETKKGRINLVLNNQKPITKQHIMNLNIDEDVKRELLKAYKNFINPLDYIKDLILKKKQAKCRENSKMPVIYLLVEETINLYENSAKDVEPHTEEQLEVFKAHILKKRKNVHIVENDNDNFRGDLFDPENSQLRRILNMIKEDLEKQKKKNKMDEVDKYYEEEQKSYSDATDLYKIFPQLEEMDKLTEDMFYMKIPFVE
- the PmUG01_12046200 gene encoding conserved Plasmodium protein, unknown function: MRKKIVVITHNIFVKGSSFCIKQRKWEHPFFGRKQNIATNISENKEIKIKDIGDIKLKSVKKNKNIIKDENNDEDVYIMNGKIQYAQKSKKGKNELKTKHPHKKIKSSDNANSVLYTKFSDSVKKNNIKEVDEINLKVNSFEGLKVGKLNTEEKKIQVKRCLNDNTKINDNHSNVVPIVVKDNGNVSNSLLKNTISEYSTTHDEEYKAVQCEKIKPVDFYSKKQSNEPLCRYDLKNDDNFFTRNHEVEAQSGSIAHMNSTSHMSSTSHMSNTSHTSNTSHTSNTSHTSNTSHTSNTSHTSNTSHTSSTSHTSSTSHTNVSKSESERNCGKDEKARKSQGTSEANSTSANQNVDTNIPHKNNSNKIVKHDIYEVLNEINLENNKKEIENFLNSFLLYKNKNSTSIIGNYISLYFCNILSEDLKDLKYTYFDGVKLCVNTFFSALKELDEDQLSKMTNIYLEEYFLKIFRILKTHNINFQFDNIEIENMKLLYVYNILGLVRNAGKRTKKENIKKFLYQYICVENKDLAQLKSSNKMKFLSNIIKNGVTTRMHMLVTLSYDMCSFNTVSSDCITKTKFKNINLEFIFENQLENPFFSLHSPDSIDLKSSGWYLVDVNQILNGNLPYE
- the PmUG01_12046000 gene encoding proteasome subunit beta type-2, putative, with the translated sequence MDTLIGLKGKDFIVLAADTYSINSIIKLKNDDKTKFYDINGNKCLLLGGSIGDRIQFGEFIRKNIHLYQYQNSTDLYVKSFAYFTRKNLAYYLRRNPYEVNCLIAGFDNKDGYQLYWCDYLSNMDSVNKGAHGYGAYLVNAILDKYYHENMNLEEALLIFKKCFEELKKRFLLTQINYELRIMSGNKIEAQHVTI